The genomic window GCTTCCTCCAGAAAGCCGCATTTACGAAGAGCATCTGAACAGCTACCAGATCATCATCGTGCCAAGAGCAGCCGAAACCTGCACGGCACCAGGCTTATGCTCTCCCAAAGCCGCAGCCAGGACGTGCTGGAGGGAAGAAACCCCTCCAGAGGGCGGGCTGTGGCAGAGTGCTGTGCCCAAACAGATGCAGGCCAGCACTGGGAAGGCAGAAACAGCTCCGAATCCTCTTTGAGCCTCGTTGCAAGGCTGGGGAAGCGCCCAGCTCTGCCGCAGCCCCATGCAGGGAACATCcgcctgtgccagcactgccacacgATGCTGCCGTGAGGGAATACCCTGCAGTTTGTCCCTCAGCCTCCTTCCATCAAAGGCAACCTGCTACAGCTTTTGCATcaggatggggttttttcaagTTTCCTCAatggcacagaggcagcagaattatagctgggctgctgctgctgatctcCTGCTGCTGCGGCTCCAGGACAGTGCCTCCTTGATgttctgcccagccctgctcccctgtACCAAGCACTGCTTGGAGTCAGCTCCCGCTTCCTTCCTGCCATATGTCTCTCTTCTCATCCCCACCCTCCTTGCTCAGAGGCCTTTCCCATGGAAGCTTTCAGGGAAATGCagcctccatccctccccttcAGGGTTCCATAGGCACAGCCCTTTGTTTGGGGACACAGCGTGGCTCCTTGGCTGGTGTTAATTAGAAGGGTCACGTCAGTGCTTGCAATACAGGgtgccaggctggtgctgcccGGGACAGTTTGCTTCCACAGTTCTCTCCTGATAGGATTTGGCAGCATCGAGACCCCATTTTTGAAGATGAACATTGGCCATTTCACAGCCAGGACTGGCCAGCACAGGCGGGATGTGGAGGGATGGGGCACATCGAGCGGACACACAGCACTTTATTTCTCCTCCTGCATccagaggggagggggaagggaggcaTCAGCATATCTGCTAAATTAGGGCAAGTCCTTCAGCACTGGCTGGCTGATCTGACAGTGGAGAAGCAAAGAGGAATACGAAAAATGTGGGGAAACCTCAGTACTATGTAGAAAGGATTCCTGAATTCCTAAACAgttctttttctcccccaaacAACTTGGTGAAATTTCAAATTCAGCCTCAGGTTTCCGAGGTCTCTgaggagaggagctgtgtgCTCCCTCAGCCCAAGCAGAGCCACAATTAGTACAAAGATCAAGAGGGATCTGGTCTAAAGACGACATTAAAGCACTTCTACACagcatcccctccctctccacagGCTGGGGGGACCAACAGGTGGGGAAGAGGACTCGGGCACAAGGGGGTGGATGAGACAGGATTACCAAGGATGCTTTGGCTGGCGGGCAGAGAGTGAGGGAGTGTGTGTGACAACGACTGAGGCACTTAAAAGACACTAAAAGAATCAATTCCCCCATGTCCTTCAAGCTTGGAGTCTCCCAGGCCCTTATGCtcaaaatggaaatgaagaCTCAatttcctcctcagagctgagCCCCATTCATCTTTCCCACTCATCCCCAAATGCTGCCCATTTCCCCCATTAAATTATTGCTGACAGAGCCCTTTAAATTACAATGCAGGGTCTTGCACTGCCTAATCCACTTAACTCAACCCCAGCTGATTAAATTGGATGCCATATGGTGGGAGAGCACTGGTGTAATCCGCAGGGACGGGGACACACTTGACTCATTACctggagcacagcacagagccctCTCACTACACACCTCCACCTCGAGGCCCTGCTTGCTGCCAGGGATGTGGTTTCCAAGGTGCCACTCTCCAGCAACAACACTGGCTGTAGCAAGGTGATGCTGACATTAAACACAGCCCCAAGCAGCTTAAAGGCACAAATTATCCTTCATCTCTGCTGGCATCTGGCtgttcccccagccccagctggtaTAGCAAACACTCGGGTCTCCCAAGGGCACTTTATAAACTAGGGAAATTTGGTgcttggaaaaaaccaaataggTGGAGGAGGTCTGTCCATGGGGAAACATGCCAATAACTTGAttgcagggagagctgcaacTGCAGCTCTCAGACTGGGTCACTGTGCAATGATGAGGATTATAATTAAAAAGGTCAGAGCCCTTTTAATAATAACACCCTGCAATGCAGGGCACAGCCGGAGAGCACATTCCCATGGAAAGGGGAGATTCGAGGACACACTGAGCAGCTGTTGGCAGCACCACATCTGGGGAGCCAGCAGAAAGAAACACGAGTAACACACAAACTAATAACGTATCAGcacatcccacagcacagcattATCCATCAGGAAAGCCCCATCCCAGGCACTGACAGTGCTGTAGCTCACCCACTGGCAAGCACTTGTGTCCAAGGTCAGCGTGAGCCTCATTTTGTCATGTGTGAGAGGTCAGGGctttcccaggcacagaataCATCCCAGGAGTCCTGGCTCCCCTTTTCTTGTCTTAGTGACCAAGTATCTCTCTTTCTCAATCAACTCCATGGCCAAATGAAGTACTAAAGAAAATTATAGCTGCtctcagccctggcagagccttTACAAAACACATCATTAGATGCAGACTAGAGAGGAGCATTACACAGGCTAAGAAAATGCCAGGGCAGGTCCCCTCATATGCTGCAGGATTGTCACTCCTTAATTACCTACAGCTGCATGATAACCACACCAGGGAGACAAAGAGCAGTAACACACACCAGGACTTGTTTCCTTCCTCGTGGAAGGTTTAAAGTCAGATTTGCACTCTGCCACCCTAAGAGCTGTTACCTCTAGAAGCACCAGGAAAAATGAAACCCATGTGCTCATAGTCAGGCTTTAAGAAGACAACCAACTCCTGTAAAAGCAAAGGGCTGTTCTCAGAGTCAGCTgtgctgtcccagccccacaaACAGCATCACCTGTGTGCTCAAGCTTTGGCCAACAAGATTCACAGGGcctggaggctttttcttttcccagcagcaaaaacagtattttaaactgACCACACTGGCAACATCTACTTTTCCCTGCACTTCTCCTGAAGTCCAACTATTTCTGTAGCTTCCTGCGGGCGTTTAGAGGTGGCGGAGAGTGAACACAAAGCAGTTTGtcctttccctggagctgccccagggaAAGAGCCTTGGATTCAgccactgcagtgctgccagggTGGCACATCTGGGAGGTGCCTCCAGTCCCCTCGGGCCACGTGGGGTTTTATTACTCCTGTCAGTCTATTAGCAGGTGATGGATGGAGGCTGACAGGGAAGGCAAGGCACTCCCTTCGTTAGAGATAATAATATAATTTACAGAGCATCCCCAAGGCCCTGCAGGTCTTTACCAACCCTTTGCTCTATTCTGATGGGTGCTGAGCCCTTCTCAGCAATAGGGGATGGAGGTGCTGAGCACCTGCCACAGCCCAGATTCTGTGCTGATCCTGGTTACAGTGTGCAGGGAGTCCAGAAGGGTTTTGCAGCCAGCAAAGCACCAAATCTTCATTGcatggaggagctgcagagccctgagctCAGCCTCCCCTCActcctgcagcccagcaagACAAGAGGCCAGAACCTGTATGTTCTGAGAGCATGCATCCAGGTCAAAACATGCCAGTAAAACCAGTGCCAtgaaaaatgtgctgctgtgctcGGTGTGGGGTCATTTCTGGTGGCGGCAGGGGGAGATCCCACCAcacccagccctggagctgtgggaactACAGCAGCTTTGTCCCTCTGCTTTTCAGACTTGCActtggctgcagagctggggaagacACTGCTGGAGCGAAACAAAGAGCTGGAGGACTCCCTGCAGCAGATGTATGCCACCAACGAGGAGCAAGTGCAGGAGATCGAGGTAGGTAGGGACACAGTCGGGACAGGGGTGGGGACGGGGGCTGCTTGGCCACCACTGTCACTAAGGGTGAAGGTGGGAAAGGGGCACTTCcaccagtgccagcagctcagATGCCAGCAGTAAGGCAGGGATGTGCCATGGGGCATGGAAGTTGAAGTATCTTCTGTAAGTGCCTGAAGCAGGATGGATTAAAGTCTGTTCAAGctcatcccagccctggggagggtCTCTTTCCCCCACTAACtggcattttcccttttctcacaTCCTCGCTCCCTGCCCAGATGTGCATGCCAGATTTTGGCACCAGATTTTGGCATCAGGCTGCATCTGGGTCACGTTTGTCCTTCCCCTGCACATCCGCCAGCCTTCACACtcatttctctctgctctgctgcagctttcccttgATCCCAGAGACTCAGAATCGCGTTTGTTCCCAGCTGGCCTCTCAGCACCCCCATAACACAGCCCCCTTTGTTAGAGGCATTAAATAGCTCTTTCTCCAAGAGCTGCAATCTAAACCCCCATTTCAAGCATCCTGTGAGGTCAGGGCAGTATTTCTACGAGCTCGCAGAACTGATCTTAGAGGCTTAAACCTGCTGTGCCTGGGAGGGTTTTCATCCACTGGAAGCCTTCTAGGGATCTGTGAGTTAAAAAAGATTGGACACCTCTGATTTAAAAGGACACAGGGCAGAGGAGGGCTGCAAGTTCACAAGAGCAGCACATGATGCTGCAGGGATCAGACAACCGATGTTTGAGGGAACAAGTGGATGGATTTAGCCATcccccctccagcagcctgtCAGAAGCACGTCCACCATAGGATTTGGAATCTGGCACCAGCTGAGAGTGAGCACCAGAGTAGATGCTCCCCTCCCAGTCTACCCAGGATAAAATTTTGCAATGGCAGACTTACAGGAAAGGGTGTGCAAATCCACAGGAACTGCAGGTCTCCTCATATTTCACGGACTAAGAGTTTTAGCCTGAATTCCCAAGGAAACACAGCTTCTGCAATCGATCTGTCAGAGGATCCAGTAACCAACCAGCCAATTTCAGTCAACTTTCAGTCCCAGGAATATCAACTTTCTTTAGTACtgggaataaaaaaagcagctgaataGAGAGACATTGAGGTTACTGCCCTTCATAGAGGGCAGGGGAAGTTCAATCATATTTACAAGTTCAAACTATTTACAGTGGGCAAGGGGATGAATATTTCATCTGTGGAAGAGGCTTCAACCAGGCAGAGCCACAGAGCACATTGTCAGAGGAAGCAAAGGCTGCAGGAATTTTCTGCTTGTGAAACAACCTGAATTTTGGACGTGGAGTGCTCATGCTTGACTTTTCCTTGCAGTACCTGACCAAGCAACTGGAGATGCTGCGGCAAATGAACGAACAGCATGCAAAAGTCTACGAGCAGCTGGACCTGACAGCACGGGACCTGGAGCTGGCTAACCAGAAGCTCGTGCTGGAAAGCAAGACATCCCAACAGAAGATCCACTGGTACGGCCTCCCCTGGATCCTCAAGATGCAAGAGCCTTCAGCTCACCTTTCCCCTGCCCCAAGGTGCAGGCTGTCCTTGCTATTTAAGCCATTCTCTTGTCGTATCAGCCCAGTTTTGCAGCTATTTAGAACACAAGTGTGTTGCAGTAATGCTGGTTAGCAGGGGTCAGCCACAGCACAGACGTCCCTGGGATGAGGGCTGGATAAAAGAGTATCTGAAACTGCCTGGAGAGAGAGGCACAGCAGCCTCTCCTCAGATCAGTTTCCTTGAAGAAGAGGCACATAATCCTATCAGGGAGATCCCCAGCACACAGCCCAGCAGAAACACCAGGCACAGATCCAGCAACTCATGAAACCCTGGCTAGTCCACGCTGAAACACCAGTTTATCAGtaatatttctttcctgaaacaAACCCATGATCAAGGTCATCCCTAGAAACACCAGCCTAAGCCATGTCCTTGCAATGCATCGTCATTTGCAAACAACTCTGTGGAGAGGGAGTTTCTGAGCAGAGTGTTTTACAAACTATCCAcagacagaacaaaacaaaatctctgCCCAGTCTCTGTATTTCTCTGTAAGATAAACAAAAGGAATAGATACTTGTTTTAAGTGCAGAGATATTCCAGGATAGTGCTTATGTCCCAGAGGTGACTCTTTCAGCCAACTGATTTGAGGACAGAAGGACTCAAATCAATCCCCCTGCCCTTTTTTATAACCAACCCCACTCAAGAGTGACCACACAgagaaagaccaaaaaaaaaaaaaaacaaccaagtGCTGTCATGATCCTAGGGGACACACTAGAAACTGGAAGCACCTTCCCTAGATTGGCTTTCTCTATAGGAAAAAACCATCTTTTAGGAACCTGTAGCACCTGACTGCTCACCTGtgctccctcctctctctgcagcttGACAGAAACGATCGAGGGGCTGCAGAACCaggtggaggagctgcagaagcaggTGGAAGAAATGcggagcttggagcagctccGCATCCGGCGGGAGAAGAGGGAGCGGCGCCGAACCATCCACACCTTCCCCTGCCTTAAggagctgtgctccagccccaggtACGGAGCCTTGGCTTCAGCCACCCCTCCAAACTgatccaaacaaacaaacaaacagggGAGGCGGTGGGTGAGCCGCTCTGGGGGTGCACAGAAAGCCCTCAGACATCGAGGTTGGGCATCAGAGCCTGAAATTCATGGCTGGAGCTGAAGGGGGGAATGTTCCTCTCACCAACCCACCTGCCTAAGGTGGTGTTGGCAAAGCAGAGCCTTCATGATCCCAGCACAGTGATACCTCCCTTCCCCAACTagcacagcaccagcacctCTGGCTCCCCAAAGGCAGTTGAGATGGTGCATTTTGTGCTGTGTGACTCCAGAACTCCCCAGGAACACCAGTCGCACAGCCGGATACACCACGTGCTGCCAAGTGCTGTACAAACACCTCCAGCACTACTGCAGCCTTAATCCTCCTCAAAACCCGGCCACTGTGTTAATTCACTGACCTCATGAGGGCACTTCTTGCTCAGCTTTGTCCACAAAAGAGGGATCTTTAAATAGATAAGCAATCAATAAACTTTGTTACTGAAAGCATCCTCTGCCAGAGGGTATGAACCAAAGACattttcactgcagcagcaatGGGGATGTTAATCAGGCCAAAACCTGACCCCCAGCAAAATCCACTTATGTCTCTGTTGTTCTTTTCCCCCCAGTCTCAATCTCCCCCCATACCACAGGACCTCGGGTCCCCTTGCAGCTCCACAGTTGGCTCTGAAGGTCAGGCTGCCCTTCAGTGCCTTGAAATCTGTTCAATACCCCCCCCCCACAGCCGTGCCTCCCAGGGGAAGCCATGGAGCTTGCACTGTTCCAATCTGCTCTAAACAAACAGGGTGCCATGGGTACTTCACTGAGGAGAAAAACCCAAATTCCcgaagggaagggggaagtgCTTGTTATCACTTCCCAGGCAATGAAGAAGGAGCACCTCTATCAAAAATCTGTCTGCCTTGCCGTGTAAATCTTCCCTCACTccctccagagcagctcccaaTCATAGGGCTGCACAGGCAGAAGCACACATGGCTGGGTGGGTCTGGGGTTGTCACCATACGCAGTGGGTAGTTGGTGAACCCATggggcagagagcagctgatGGACTCCCACTAGGAAAAACCCAAAGCCACCTACTTTCAGCTCAGACTGGTAGCACTTGAACACTCATTCTTGCttcactgcagtgctggtggcTTGTCTGTTAATCAGATGTGTCTTTTACCTTTTAGGGTCTCATTTCCCTCCTATCTTTTATTACTGCTGTCCAATAAAACTGCAAGTTCTGTGGGACAGAGGTTTGTCTCTGTGTCCAGAAGACCCCCAGCCACACCTTGTGGTCTCCTGGCACATGGAGAAGGCACATCTCACTCCATGAACTCATGTCCTTTTTGGACATCAGTGGAGTTACTTACATAACAATAAAACACAAATCCCTCACCAGAGTATCGCTTGGTCAGACTCACTCAAGCATCCTTCTCCTCTTTCAGGTATGAGGATGCATTCCAAGTCCACAGCTCTTCCACAGAATTCAACCAGAAGCCGCTGGAGAGGGAGAACGAGCGTCTCCAAGCCATGGTGAACTCGCTGAGATCCCAGGTGAACCAGGAGAAGCAGCGGAAGGAGAGGGTGGAACGCGAGTACACCTCGGTTATCCAGGAGTACTCGGACCTGGAGCAGCGGGTGTGCGAGATGGAGAACTGCAAACTGCGCATcaaggagctggaggcagagctcctggagctgcagcagatgaAACAAGTCAAGAAATACCTGCTCAGCAGAGAGGACAACCTGTCCGAAGCCCTCCTCGAGCCGCTGAACAACGCCCCGGAAGCAGATTACATCGACCTGTccgaggaggagggagggaaaagccaCGGGACATCCATGACCCCTTCCCCAAACCACCCCGTGCGGAAAAGCTGCAGCGACACGGCCCTGAACGCCATCGTGACCAAGGACGCCGTGAGCCGGCACGAGGGCAATTACACCCTGCACGCCAACAACGTGCGCAAGCGGGGCATGTCCATCCTGCGCGAGGTGGACGAGCAGTACCATGCCCTGCTGGAGAAGTACGAGGAGCTGCTCAGCAAGTGCCGGCAGCACAAGGACAGCGTGCGCCACACGGGCGTCCAGACCTCCCGGCCCATCTCCCGCGACAGCTCCTTCAGGGACTTCCGAGGAGAGGGGCACGAGCTGGAAGAGCGGAAAACCATGGAGAAGACCATCAGCAAACACGTGGACGCCGTGGACAAGcggctggagcagagccagcccgAGTACAAGGCTCTTTTTAAGGAGATCTTCTCCCGCATCCAGAAAACGAAAGCGGACATCAATGCCACAAAGGTGAAAAACAAGAGCAGCAAATGAGTCCTCGCTCTCCACTGCTCCCACGTGCAATTGCAATGGCCACGTCTTCTCTTGAGCCCCAGGAAACGCCACGTGGCCCCTCTGCTTTGAAGGTTCGAGAGGTCTGCAAGCGAGAGAATGTCACAGGGACCCAACTCACTTTTTTAAGCTTGggctct from Corvus hawaiiensis isolate bCorHaw1 chromosome 19, bCorHaw1.pri.cur, whole genome shotgun sequence includes these protein-coding regions:
- the CDR2L gene encoding cerebellar degeneration-related protein 2-like; this encodes MLSADRMEEFQSEEEEPWYDQQDLEQDLHLAAELGKTLLERNKELEDSLQQMYATNEEQVQEIEYLTKQLEMLRQMNEQHAKVYEQLDLTARDLELANQKLVLESKTSQQKIHCLTETIEGLQNQVEELQKQVEEMRSLEQLRIRREKRERRRTIHTFPCLKELCSSPRYEDAFQVHSSSTEFNQKPLERENERLQAMVNSLRSQVNQEKQRKERVEREYTSVIQEYSDLEQRVCEMENCKLRIKELEAELLELQQMKQVKKYLLSREDNLSEALLEPLNNAPEADYIDLSEEEGGKSHGTSMTPSPNHPVRKSCSDTALNAIVTKDAVSRHEGNYTLHANNVRKRGMSILREVDEQYHALLEKYEELLSKCRQHKDSVRHTGVQTSRPISRDSSFRDFRGEGHELEERKTMEKTISKHVDAVDKRLEQSQPEYKALFKEIFSRIQKTKADINATKVKNKSSK